The genomic region GAATAATGGCAAAGGGCACGTTGAAAGCGATTGGGACGGTAGCGGAATTAACGGCACAAACAGGTACTGCTAAATTGGAAGATGCCTTTGTTGCGCTTTCGGGAGGTGAGTTATGAGAATACTGTTATTTGCAAGAAGAAATGCAAAAGAAGTTTTGCGGGATCCCGTCAATTTCTTTTTCGGTCTGGGATTTCCGCTCGTACTGTTGGTGCTTCTGTCCATTATCAATGGATCCATTCCGCCTGAAGCCGGAAATCCGATGTTTGAAATAAGCAATCTTGCCCCCGGCTTGGCGATGTTCGGGAGCGTATTTATGGCGTTATTTGCGGGGATGCTGCTGTCAAAAGACCGTACCTCATCTTTTTTAATGCGCTTGTTTACGTCTCCGATGACGTCCGTAGATTTTATTTTGGGCTACACGTTGCCTATGCTCGCTATGACAATAGTGCAGGTGGCGATAACCTTAGTGGCGGCGAAAGCTTTTGGGCTTGAAATAACGGTGTACTTCCTGTGTGCGGTTATTGTAACAGCGTTGACCTCTCTGCTGTTCGTGGGGTCAGGGTTGCTTTTCGGCAGCCTGATGAATGAGAAGGCGGTCGGCGGTGTTTGCGGAGCCTTGCTAACAAATGTTGCCGGATGGCTATCAGGAGTATTTATTCCGGTCGATTTAATAGGCGGCGCTTTTAAAACGATAACACATATCCTGCCGTTTTATCATAGTGTTGAAGCGATACGGGCAACCTTAAGCGGCAATTTCGATCAGGTCTTTTCTCATTTGGCTGTTGTGATGGGCTATACGGTGGTTATCTTTGTGCTTGCGATTGTTGTTTTTCAACGGAAAATGAATGGGGAGAAAGGATAGGGGGAAGTATTGATTTAGAACAGGCTTTCATTGAAATGCAAAAGCGGGGGAAAAGTGTGCCGGGCTGAGGTTACATTTTTCCCGAGCACTGCAAACGTTGCTCTATGACTTGTCTATGTACTGAGCGAATG from Treponema vincentii harbors:
- a CDS encoding ABC transporter permease, giving the protein MRILLFARRNAKEVLRDPVNFFFGLGFPLVLLVLLSIINGSIPPEAGNPMFEISNLAPGLAMFGSVFMALFAGMLLSKDRTSSFLMRLFTSPMTSVDFILGYTLPMLAMTIVQVAITLVAAKAFGLEITVYFLCAVIVTALTSLLFVGSGLLFGSLMNEKAVGGVCGALLTNVAGWLSGVFIPVDLIGGAFKTITHILPFYHSVEAIRATLSGNFDQVFSHLAVVMGYTVVIFVLAIVVFQRKMNGEKG